A genomic region of Vitreimonas flagellata contains the following coding sequences:
- the prmC gene encoding peptide chain release factor N(5)-glutamine methyltransferase yields MSETLVSLWTDARRRLEAAGVDSPVIDARLLLEAGAGVGRVDIVTDPRRPVSAAQAAAVEALVRRREAREPIGHILGHKGFWTLDFTVNADVLSPRPETEHLVEVAMETLPKGWPARILDLGVGSGAILLSVLSERPESTGIGIDTSEAALAVARANAQRLGLSDRATIQSGDWSEGLEGPFDLILSNPPYIPSADIEGLDPEVAKWEPRLALDGGPDGLDPYRRIIADLPRLLAPTGAFAFEVGKGQAEAVRALAEAQGLTTSTPRLDLAGIPRVVAGKRAA; encoded by the coding sequence ATGAGCGAAACGCTGGTCTCACTCTGGACCGACGCGCGCCGTCGCCTTGAAGCGGCCGGCGTAGATTCGCCCGTCATCGATGCGCGTTTGTTGCTCGAAGCAGGCGCTGGCGTCGGTCGTGTTGATATCGTCACCGATCCGCGCCGGCCGGTGAGCGCCGCGCAAGCCGCCGCCGTCGAAGCGCTGGTGCGTCGGCGCGAAGCACGCGAGCCAATCGGGCATATCCTTGGCCACAAGGGCTTCTGGACGCTTGATTTCACCGTCAATGCCGACGTGCTCTCGCCACGGCCTGAAACTGAGCATCTCGTCGAAGTGGCGATGGAGACGCTGCCGAAAGGTTGGCCGGCGCGCATCCTTGATCTCGGCGTCGGCTCAGGCGCCATCTTGCTGTCTGTGCTTTCCGAGCGCCCGGAATCCACCGGGATCGGAATCGACACCAGCGAGGCTGCACTCGCGGTCGCCCGCGCCAACGCCCAGCGTCTCGGACTCAGCGATCGCGCGACCATACAAAGCGGCGATTGGAGCGAGGGCCTCGAAGGCCCGTTCGACCTGATCCTCTCCAACCCGCCCTATATCCCTAGCGCCGACATCGAAGGCCTCGATCCCGAGGTGGCCAAGTGGGAGCCCCGCCTGGCGCTCGATGGCGGGCCGGACGGGCTCGACCCGTACCGCCGTATCATCGCCGACCTGCCGCGCCTCCTGGCCCCCACCGGCGCGTTCGCCTTCGAGGTGGGGAAAGGGCAGGCGGAGGCGGTCCGCGCCCTGGCCGAGGCGCAAGGCTTAACCACAAGCACACCCCGTCTGGACCTTGCCGGCATCCCGCGCGTTGTCGCGGGCAAACGTGCGGCATGA
- a CDS encoding DUF4167 domain-containing protein — protein sequence MKRQRGRGRKPGGGHHHGGGGGGGNFHPNRSMESNGPEGGKVRGNASLILERYLQLARDAASSGDRVLSENYMQHADHYFRLVRQMQPAVPVQQVNNDRFENDYESDEDGGEAGGEGEAHAAEGGGEQPDADFPQGERQQHFDRGDRSGERGGDGDFRRGRNNRNRRNRFRSEGGEGGGEHHEGREPREAREPREPREPREDGGEMRSERSEGGERPERAERQERSERPPRRERQPREPRADNGGEQAGPEGFSNGPRPAFLRSE from the coding sequence ATGAAGCGTCAGCGAGGCCGCGGTCGTAAACCCGGCGGCGGTCATCACCACGGCGGCGGCGGTGGTGGCGGAAATTTCCATCCCAATCGGTCGATGGAGAGCAACGGCCCCGAGGGCGGAAAGGTGCGTGGCAACGCGTCTTTGATCCTGGAGCGCTATTTACAGCTTGCGCGTGACGCGGCGTCTTCGGGCGACCGCGTGCTCAGCGAAAATTATATGCAGCACGCCGATCACTATTTCCGGCTTGTGCGCCAGATGCAGCCCGCGGTGCCGGTGCAGCAAGTGAACAACGATCGCTTCGAGAACGATTACGAAAGCGATGAAGACGGCGGTGAAGCCGGCGGCGAGGGCGAAGCTCACGCAGCTGAGGGCGGCGGCGAACAGCCAGACGCAGACTTCCCGCAAGGCGAACGCCAGCAACACTTCGATCGGGGTGATCGCAGTGGCGAGCGCGGCGGAGACGGCGACTTCCGTCGTGGCCGCAACAATCGCAACCGTCGCAACCGCTTCCGCTCTGAAGGCGGTGAAGGCGGCGGCGAGCACCACGAAGGCCGCGAGCCGCGTGAAGCCCGCGAACCGCGCGAGCCTCGTGAACCACGCGAGGATGGCGGCGAAATGCGTTCAGAGCGCAGCGAAGGCGGCGAGCGTCCAGAGCGCGCCGAACGCCAAGAACGTAGCGAACGTCCGCCGCGCCGCGAGCGCCAGCCGCGCGAACCGCGCGCTGACAATGGCGGTGAGCAAGCCGGCCCGGAGGGTTTCTCCAACGGCCCGCGTCCGGCGTTCTTGCGTTCGGAATAG
- a CDS encoding alpha/beta hydrolase — MPEVIFPGAAGRVEGRYQEPPKEGAPIALILHGHPRAGGSMQDRVTVQLYKLFADKGFGVLRFNFRGIGRSQGVFDNGMGELSDAASALDYLQSMNPNAEQCWVGGYSFGAWIGLQLLMRRPEIDGFIAVAPPANHYDLSFLAPCPASGVMIYGTRDSVTTAPDMERVISRIRTQKNIKVDAAIVEGADHFFRGREPGQDHLADVEKHAREYLERRLAGPPRPPSSKR; from the coding sequence ATGCCAGAAGTGATTTTCCCGGGCGCCGCAGGGCGTGTTGAAGGCCGCTACCAGGAACCCCCGAAGGAAGGCGCGCCGATCGCGCTCATCCTACACGGCCACCCCCGCGCCGGCGGTTCGATGCAGGATCGGGTTACCGTCCAGCTCTATAAGCTCTTTGCCGATAAGGGCTTTGGCGTTCTGCGCTTCAATTTCCGCGGCATTGGCCGTTCGCAGGGCGTGTTCGACAACGGCATGGGCGAGCTTTCCGACGCCGCCTCCGCGCTCGATTATCTGCAGAGCATGAATCCCAACGCCGAGCAGTGCTGGGTGGGCGGCTATTCGTTTGGCGCGTGGATCGGTCTGCAATTGTTGATGCGCCGGCCGGAGATCGACGGCTTCATCGCGGTCGCGCCGCCGGCGAACCATTACGACCTCTCATTCCTCGCGCCCTGCCCGGCGTCGGGCGTCATGATTTACGGCACGCGCGACAGCGTCACGACGGCGCCGGATATGGAGCGCGTGATCAGCCGCATCCGTACGCAGAAGAACATCAAGGTCGACGCCGCGATCGTTGAAGGCGCCGACCACTTCTTCCGTGGGCGCGAGCCGGGCCAGGATCACTTGGCCGACGTCGAGAAGCACGCGCGCGAATATCTCGAACGCCGCTTGGCTGGGCCGCCACGGCCGCCGAGCTCAAAGCGATAA
- a CDS encoding Rrf2 family transcriptional regulator: MRLTSKGRYAVMAMADLALHGGSDRAVPLQEVARRQEISLSYLEQLFARMRKAGLVSGVRGPGGGYRLAKAANETTVAAIIEAVNEPIKATRCDEASTKSCLGRQGRCIAHGLWAEMGARIQHFLAAVTLADVLEQRFDGDARVAAE; the protein is encoded by the coding sequence ATGCGTTTAACCTCAAAAGGTCGGTACGCGGTCATGGCGATGGCCGATCTGGCGCTTCACGGCGGCTCCGACCGCGCCGTGCCGCTGCAGGAAGTGGCGCGCCGCCAAGAGATTTCGCTCTCCTACCTTGAGCAATTGTTCGCGCGCATGCGCAAGGCTGGCTTGGTGTCCGGCGTGCGCGGTCCGGGCGGCGGCTATCGCTTGGCCAAGGCCGCCAATGAAACGACGGTCGCGGCGATCATCGAGGCGGTGAACGAACCGATCAAAGCCACGCGCTGCGACGAAGCTTCGACAAAAAGCTGCCTCGGTCGGCAGGGCCGCTGCATCGCGCACGGCCTATGGGCCGAGATGGGCGCGCGCATTCAACACTTCCTCGCCGCGGTGACGTTGGCGGACGTGTTGGAGCAACGCTTCGACGGCGACGCACGCGTGGCCGCGGAATAG
- a CDS encoding cysteine desulfurase family protein has protein sequence MMTKTPIYCDYNAGAPVRAEAAVAMSRALAQGGNPSSVHSFGRRAKALVEDAREKIANAVEARAENVVFTSGATDALHLALTSAGAAALIISAVEHDAVFEHATRALQTQCIAPVNVNGVIDLDAFATLLADAPKPTLLAIQLANNETGVIQPIAKIATLAREHGALLLVDAAQGLGRIPLSIADLDATYLVISSHKLGGPTGAGALVLAPGAPFVTTRFGGGQERGRRPGTENSAALVGFGVAVEWAERERASEAPRLAAMRDRFEAGLPTDAVIFGKSAPRLPNTSNFALPGLAAETAVIAMDLEGIAISSGAACSSGKVRSSRVLAAMGAPPDLAKAALRVSFGHESKETDVDEALHALNKIAARRALKGAA, from the coding sequence ATGATGACGAAGACGCCGATCTATTGCGATTACAACGCCGGTGCGCCTGTGCGCGCTGAAGCGGCGGTCGCGATGTCGCGCGCGTTGGCGCAGGGCGGCAATCCGTCATCGGTGCACAGCTTCGGCCGCCGCGCAAAGGCGCTGGTGGAAGATGCGCGCGAGAAGATTGCGAACGCGGTTGAAGCGCGTGCCGAGAATGTCGTGTTCACGTCGGGCGCCACGGACGCCCTACACTTGGCGCTGACTAGCGCCGGCGCAGCTGCGCTGATCATCTCGGCCGTTGAGCACGATGCCGTCTTCGAGCACGCGACGCGCGCATTGCAAACTCAATGTATCGCACCCGTGAACGTAAATGGCGTCATCGATCTCGACGCGTTCGCGACGCTCTTGGCCGATGCGCCGAAGCCCACGTTGCTCGCGATCCAACTCGCGAACAATGAAACCGGCGTGATTCAGCCGATCGCCAAGATCGCAACACTCGCACGCGAACACGGTGCGCTTCTGTTGGTGGACGCCGCCCAGGGTCTGGGCCGCATTCCCCTCAGCATCGCCGATCTCGACGCCACCTATCTCGTGATCTCTAGTCACAAGCTCGGCGGACCCACCGGCGCCGGCGCGCTTGTGCTTGCGCCGGGCGCGCCGTTCGTCACCACGCGCTTTGGCGGTGGGCAGGAGCGTGGTCGTCGTCCTGGTACGGAAAACAGCGCAGCACTCGTCGGCTTCGGCGTCGCCGTTGAATGGGCCGAGCGCGAACGCGCGAGTGAAGCGCCGCGCCTCGCCGCCATGCGCGATCGTTTTGAAGCTGGCTTGCCGACCGACGCCGTGATCTTCGGCAAGAGCGCGCCGCGTTTGCCGAACACCTCCAATTTCGCTTTGCCAGGTTTGGCTGCCGAAACCGCAGTTATCGCCATGGATCTGGAAGGCATCGCGATCAGCTCTGGCGCTGCATGCTCCTCCGGCAAAGTGCGCTCCAGCCGCGTGCTTGCGGCGATGGGTGCGCCGCCCGATCTCGCCAAAGCCGCGCTGCGCGTCAGCTTCGGCCATGAATCAAAGGAAACCGACGTGGACGAAGCGCTGCATGCGCTAAATAAGATCGCCGCCCGTCGCGCGCTCAAGGGAGCGGCGTGA
- the sufB gene encoding Fe-S cluster assembly protein SufB — translation MSAVKESIDKGTVEAARALESEKYKHGFVTELEQELAPPGLNEEIVRYISAKKAEPDWMLQWRLEAFQRWQTMEEPNWALVNYPPIDYQAARYYAAPKSGAKYKSLDDIDPEILETYKKLGIPLKEAEVLLGVEGAPRVAVDAVFDSVSVVTTFKDELAKAGVIFCPMSEAVREHPELVKKYLGSVVPTTDNFFATLNSAVFSDGSFVYVPPGVRCPMELSTYFRMNAEGTGQFERTLIIADKGAYVSYLEGCTAPMRDENQLHAAVVELVAMDDAEIKYSTVQNWWPGDSDGKGGIYNFVTKRGDCRGPRSKISWTQVETGSAITWKYPSCILRGDDSVGEFYSIAVTNGRQQADTGTKMVHLGRNTRSRIISKGISAGRSSNAYRGLVSAHAKAKGARNFTQCDSLLIGDQCAAHTVPYVETRTPDAQFEHEATTTKLSDDQLFYLRARGIPEEEAVALLVNGFVRDVLQKLPMEFAVEAQKLLEVSLEGSVG, via the coding sequence ATGAGTGCTGTGAAGGAAAGCATCGACAAGGGTACGGTCGAAGCCGCGCGCGCACTCGAATCCGAGAAATACAAGCACGGCTTTGTCACTGAGCTTGAGCAGGAACTCGCGCCGCCCGGCCTTAACGAAGAGATCGTCCGCTACATCTCGGCCAAGAAAGCCGAGCCGGACTGGATGCTGCAATGGCGCCTCGAAGCCTTCCAGCGTTGGCAAACGATGGAAGAGCCGAACTGGGCGCTCGTAAATTATCCGCCAATCGACTACCAAGCCGCGCGCTATTACGCGGCGCCGAAAAGCGGCGCGAAATACAAGAGCCTCGACGACATCGATCCCGAAATTCTCGAGACCTACAAGAAACTCGGCATTCCGTTGAAGGAAGCCGAGGTGCTCCTCGGTGTCGAAGGCGCGCCGCGCGTGGCCGTGGACGCCGTATTCGACAGCGTCTCCGTGGTCACCACCTTCAAAGATGAACTTGCCAAGGCTGGCGTCATCTTCTGCCCGATGAGCGAAGCGGTGCGCGAGCATCCGGAACTGGTTAAGAAGTATCTGGGCTCGGTGGTGCCGACGACCGACAATTTCTTCGCCACCTTGAACAGCGCCGTCTTCTCCGACGGCTCGTTCGTCTATGTGCCGCCCGGTGTGCGCTGCCCGATGGAGCTCAGCACCTATTTCCGCATGAACGCGGAAGGCACTGGCCAGTTCGAGCGCACGCTGATCATCGCCGACAAGGGCGCTTACGTCTCGTATCTTGAAGGCTGCACCGCACCGATGCGCGATGAAAACCAGCTGCACGCCGCCGTGGTCGAACTCGTCGCGATGGACGACGCCGAGATCAAATATTCCACCGTACAGAATTGGTGGCCGGGCGATTCAGACGGCAAAGGCGGCATCTACAATTTCGTCACCAAGCGTGGCGATTGCCGCGGCCCACGCTCCAAGATCAGCTGGACGCAAGTGGAGACTGGCTCCGCGATCACCTGGAAATATCCAAGCTGCATTCTGCGCGGCGACGACAGCGTCGGCGAGTTCTATTCGATTGCCGTTACCAACGGCCGCCAACAAGCCGACACCGGCACCAAGATGGTGCACCTAGGCCGGAACACGCGCTCGCGCATCATCTCCAAAGGTATCAGCGCCGGGCGCTCGTCCAACGCCTATCGCGGGCTTGTCAGCGCACACGCCAAAGCCAAAGGCGCGCGCAATTTCACGCAATGCGACTCGCTGCTGATCGGCGATCAATGCGCCGCGCACACGGTGCCCTATGTCGAGACGCGCACGCCCGACGCGCAATTCGAGCACGAAGCGACGACGACGAAACTCTCGGACGATCAGCTCTTCTACCTCCGCGCGCGCGGTATTCCGGAGGAGGAGGCTGTCGCGCTGCTCGTGAACGGTTTCGTCCGCGATGTGCTGCAAAAGCTGCCGATGGAATTCGCGGTTGAGGCACAGAAGCTGCTGGAAGTGAGCCTTGAGGGGAGCGTGGGCTGA
- a CDS encoding FG-GAP repeat domain-containing protein gives MMRALVLTIALAACAQNAPVETTQACADLEFTGEYVEQSCTIVANDETLLVRYSPVTAGAAGGAVSVDVLGENGAVLQTMLESDVSQYLPPSVQDVDGDGRGDILLARERGNVNTASGVWIFNGDAGAYRRVGEISGVEIANTADGYVAVPARSSAAAWNVAFYQLDADGLHMLASVNVEGEELAGGQIRSTCSLLDAPGIARINLGAAEAEAKFCAEPAAQVFAQ, from the coding sequence ATGATGCGCGCACTGGTCCTGACGATCGCTCTCGCCGCCTGTGCGCAGAATGCGCCAGTGGAGACGACGCAAGCCTGCGCCGATCTTGAATTCACCGGCGAATACGTGGAGCAGAGCTGCACCATCGTGGCCAACGATGAGACATTGCTCGTGCGCTACTCGCCAGTCACCGCAGGCGCGGCAGGTGGCGCAGTGTCCGTCGATGTGCTCGGCGAGAACGGCGCCGTGCTGCAAACCATGCTGGAAAGCGACGTCTCCCAATATCTGCCGCCGAGCGTGCAGGACGTGGACGGCGACGGTCGCGGCGACATCTTGCTCGCCCGTGAACGCGGCAACGTGAATACGGCGAGCGGCGTCTGGATCTTTAACGGCGACGCTGGCGCCTATCGCCGCGTCGGCGAGATCAGCGGCGTCGAAATCGCCAACACCGCCGACGGCTACGTCGCCGTGCCCGCGCGTTCGAGCGCTGCCGCCTGGAACGTCGCCTTCTACCAACTCGACGCGGATGGCTTGCATATGCTGGCCAGCGTCAATGTGGAGGGCGAAGAGCTTGCCGGCGGCCAAATCCGCTCGACCTGCTCGCTGCTCGATGCGCCCGGCATTGCCCGCATCAATCTCGGCGCCGCCGAGGCCGAAGCCAAATTCTGCGCCGAACCGGCCGCTCAGGTGTTTGCGCAATGA
- the sufC gene encoding Fe-S cluster assembly ATPase SufC encodes MFEVKDLHVDVGGAEIIKGLTLSVPAGQTHAIMGPNGAGKSTLAYALSGRDGYEVKSGTATLDGADLLALEPEERAAAGLFLSFQYPVEIPGLSVIAFLKAALNAQRKAKGLDPMPAPELLKLMRAKAEALKIDQEMLKRPLNVGFSGGEKKRFEALQMAVLQPRFAILDETDSGLDIDALRIVSENVNALRAPDRGLLVITHYQRLLDYIKPDRVHVLARGRIVDSGGPELALTLEREGYDKYLKAAA; translated from the coding sequence GTGTTTGAAGTGAAAGATCTGCACGTCGATGTCGGCGGCGCCGAGATCATTAAGGGGCTCACGCTGAGCGTCCCGGCCGGGCAAACGCACGCCATCATGGGCCCGAACGGCGCCGGCAAATCCACGCTCGCTTACGCGCTCTCTGGCCGCGATGGCTACGAGGTGAAGAGCGGCACGGCCACGCTGGACGGTGCGGACTTGCTCGCGTTGGAGCCGGAAGAACGCGCCGCGGCCGGTCTCTTCCTCTCGTTCCAGTATCCAGTCGAAATCCCCGGCCTCTCGGTGATCGCGTTCCTTAAGGCCGCGCTCAACGCGCAGCGCAAGGCCAAGGGTCTCGACCCAATGCCTGCGCCGGAGCTGCTGAAGCTGATGCGCGCGAAGGCCGAGGCGTTGAAGATCGACCAGGAGATGCTCAAGCGGCCGCTGAATGTCGGCTTTTCCGGCGGCGAAAAGAAGCGCTTCGAGGCGCTGCAAATGGCGGTGCTGCAGCCGCGCTTTGCCATTCTGGATGAAACCGATTCCGGCCTCGACATCGATGCGCTGCGCATCGTCTCGGAGAATGTGAACGCACTGCGCGCGCCCGATCGCGGCTTGCTTGTGATCACGCACTATCAGCGCCTGCTCGACTACATCAAACCCGATCGCGTCCACGTGCTCGCACGCGGCCGCATCGTCGACAGCGGCGGCCCGGAGCTGGCGCTCACATTGGAGCGCGAAGGCTACGACAAATATCTGAAGGCAGCGGCGTGA
- a CDS encoding SufB/SufD family protein, whose protein sequence is MSVAALLPTRRVEAWKYSDLRAALGHQQLVLREGRDIIEQLAPGTQRLDVPAGEERLVVERMDDASHLDARAFEFSVSEGATLTRVLIQSGAATPLAIARVRLAKRATLRQFILAEGGKLARLETHVDVEGESAHVELNGVYMTGAGRHADLTSIINHHVANCETRQLIKGVAHKGGRGVFQGKIVVAKGAQKTDARQYHHGMLLQEGAEIFAKPELMIHADDVQCAHGNTAGGLDERALFYMRSRGVPEMEARALLIESFLVEAIPTGLPEELHNELVDRIRAWLAGGAT, encoded by the coding sequence GTGAGCGTGGCTGCGCTGCTCCCCACGCGCCGCGTTGAGGCGTGGAAATATTCCGACCTGCGCGCGGCGCTGGGCCACCAACAACTCGTGCTGCGCGAAGGCCGCGACATCATCGAGCAATTGGCGCCAGGAACGCAGCGCCTCGACGTGCCTGCCGGCGAAGAACGGCTGGTCGTTGAACGCATGGACGACGCCAGCCATCTCGACGCACGGGCCTTCGAGTTCTCGGTATCGGAAGGCGCGACATTGACCCGCGTCTTGATCCAATCGGGCGCAGCGACACCGCTTGCCATTGCGCGCGTGCGGTTGGCGAAACGCGCGACCTTGCGCCAGTTCATACTCGCCGAAGGCGGGAAACTCGCTCGGCTTGAGACGCACGTCGACGTCGAAGGCGAGAGCGCTCATGTCGAACTGAATGGCGTCTATATGACGGGCGCTGGTCGTCACGCCGATCTTACCTCAATCATCAATCACCACGTGGCCAATTGCGAAACGCGCCAGCTGATCAAAGGCGTCGCGCACAAAGGCGGACGCGGCGTGTTTCAGGGCAAGATTGTCGTCGCCAAGGGCGCGCAGAAGACGGACGCGCGCCAGTATCATCACGGCATGTTGCTGCAAGAGGGCGCAGAGATCTTCGCCAAGCCGGAACTCATGATCCATGCCGACGACGTGCAATGCGCGCATGGCAACACCGCTGGCGGCCTCGATGAACGTGCGCTCTTCTACATGCGCTCGCGCGGCGTGCCCGAAATGGAAGCGCGCGCGCTGTTGATTGAGAGTTTTCTGGTGGAAGCGATTCCAACCGGGTTGCCGGAAGAGTTGCACAACGAATTGGTCGATCGCATCCGCGCCTGGCTCGCTGGAGGCGCTACATGA
- a CDS encoding aminotransferase class V-fold PLP-dependent enzyme has translation MNAPMIKRPFNIDAIRAEFPILAREINGRPLVYLDNAASAQKPEAVIEAMAAAMRGSYANVHRGLHALANETTEAFEAARAAIARLLNAPSPQNIVFTKSGTHAINIVAAGLDIEAGDEIIVSVMEHHANIVPWHFLRERKGAVLKWLDIDNDGGIDLAALDALIGPRTKMVAITHMSNVLGAKTPAADIVRVARAKGAPVLLDGCQAVVHGSVDVQALDVDFYAFTGHKLYGPTGIGALYGKIERLEALPPFEGGGEMIDIVEQGRITYNEPPHRFEAGTPPILEAIGLKAAIEWWEAQDRAAIEAHEAALRDRAMAGLRELNWIKLHGSAADKGAIVAFSVEGAHPHDVAQILDRQGVAVRAGHHCAQPLMKRLGVTATARASFACYNRLEEVDALIGALHKARKLLG, from the coding sequence ATGAACGCACCAATGATCAAACGCCCGTTCAACATTGACGCAATCCGTGCCGAATTCCCGATCCTCGCTCGGGAAATAAACGGCCGGCCGCTCGTCTATCTCGACAACGCCGCCAGCGCGCAGAAGCCGGAAGCGGTGATTGAAGCGATGGCGGCCGCTATGCGCGGTTCGTACGCCAACGTTCATCGCGGCTTGCACGCGCTCGCCAACGAAACCACGGAAGCGTTCGAAGCAGCGCGCGCGGCGATCGCGCGCCTGCTCAATGCGCCGAGCCCGCAGAACATCGTCTTCACCAAGAGCGGCACGCATGCGATCAACATCGTCGCCGCTGGGCTAGATATCGAAGCCGGCGATGAGATCATCGTCTCCGTCATGGAGCACCACGCCAACATCGTGCCGTGGCATTTCCTGCGCGAGCGCAAAGGCGCGGTGCTCAAATGGCTCGATATCGACAACGACGGCGGCATCGATCTGGCCGCACTCGACGCGCTGATCGGCCCGCGCACCAAGATGGTCGCGATCACCCATATGTCGAACGTGCTCGGCGCCAAGACGCCAGCGGCGGACATTGTCCGCGTCGCGCGCGCCAAGGGCGCGCCGGTGCTGCTCGATGGCTGCCAAGCGGTCGTGCACGGAAGCGTCGATGTGCAAGCGCTCGACGTCGATTTTTACGCGTTCACCGGCCACAAACTTTATGGCCCCACCGGCATCGGCGCGCTCTACGGCAAGATAGAGCGGCTCGAAGCGCTGCCGCCGTTCGAGGGTGGGGGCGAGATGATCGATATCGTTGAGCAGGGCCGCATCACCTACAACGAGCCGCCACATCGCTTCGAAGCCGGCACGCCGCCGATCCTTGAAGCCATTGGCCTGAAAGCGGCGATCGAATGGTGGGAAGCGCAAGACCGCGCCGCCATCGAAGCGCACGAGGCCGCACTCCGCGACCGCGCGATGGCGGGCCTACGGGAACTCAATTGGATAAAATTGCACGGCTCGGCGGCTGACAAAGGCGCCATAGTGGCTTTTTCCGTCGAGGGCGCGCACCCACATGATGTGGCGCAGATCCTCGACCGCCAGGGTGTTGCGGTGCGCGCTGGCCACCATTGCGCGCAGCCGCTCATGAAGCGTCTTGGCGTCACCGCGACCGCGCGGGCGAGTTTTGCATGCTACAATCGGCTCGAAGAGGTCGATGCGTTAATCGGAGCGCTGCACAAAGCGCGCAAGCTTCTGGGTTAG
- a CDS encoding SUF system Fe-S cluster assembly protein — MDGETSTTALPQAELDRITDDLVAQFKTVFDPEIPVDIYELGLIYKVDINDDAHVDIEMTLTAPGCPVAGEMPGWVESAARKVAGVKSARVNLVFDPPWTPARMSDEAKLELNML; from the coding sequence ATGGACGGCGAAACCTCCACCACGGCGCTGCCGCAGGCAGAATTGGACCGCATCACCGATGATCTGGTGGCGCAGTTCAAAACCGTGTTCGACCCGGAAATCCCGGTCGACATTTACGAGCTCGGCCTGATCTACAAAGTCGATATCAACGACGACGCGCATGTCGATATCGAGATGACGCTGACCGCGCCGGGCTGCCCGGTCGCTGGGGAAATGCCGGGCTGGGTAGAGTCGGCGGCGCGCAAAGTTGCTGGTGTGAAATCGGCGCGCGTGAACCTTGTGTTCGATCCGCCGTGGACGCCCGCGCGCATGAGCGACGAAGCCAAACTCGAACTGAATATGTTGTGA